The following proteins are co-located in the Clostridiales bacterium genome:
- a CDS encoding PTS sugar transporter subunit IIB: protein MLTITLLCNLGMSTGMLIDRIKEAAEAKGISVDVDAAPFDKANDRLDHTDILLLGPQVRYHMPRFQKEYGGKIAVIDTIDFTDYALVNGEKIFANAFAKYQSVNP, encoded by the coding sequence ATGCTTACAATTACATTATTGTGCAACTTAGGGATGTCCACGGGCATGCTCATTGACAGGATAAAAGAAGCTGCGGAAGCAAAGGGAATCAGTGTTGATGTTGACGCTGCCCCCTTTGATAAGGCAAACGACAGGCTTGACCATACAGACATCCTGCTGCTGGGTCCTCAGGTAAGGTATCATATGCCACGGTTTCAGAAGGAATACGGCGGAAAAATTGCTGTTATTGACACCATAGACTTCACAGATTATGCGCTTGTAAACGGAGAGAAGATCTTTGCAAATGCATTTGCGAAATACCAAAGTGTTAATCCGTAA
- a CDS encoding PTS lactose/cellobiose transporter subunit IIA: MQLIAGAGDSRSYSMEAISHAREGNFTEARECIEKAKEGMVRTHEVQTELIRGEMLGTKTEITLLMVHAQDHLTAAMLMRDMAEEFIHLYETMKEGAV; the protein is encoded by the coding sequence ATGCAGTTAATTGCCGGTGCAGGTGACTCACGGAGTTATTCGATGGAAGCCATATCCCATGCAAGAGAAGGAAATTTTACCGAAGCTCGGGAATGTATCGAAAAAGCAAAAGAAGGCATGGTTAGAACCCATGAAGTACAGACTGAACTGATCAGGGGGGAAATGCTGGGGACAAAAACAGAAATTACTCTTTTGATGGTACACGCACAGGATCACCTGACAGCAGCGATGCTGATGCGGGATATGGCGGAAGAATTCATTCATTTATACGAAACGATGAAAGAGGGGGCGGTTTAA
- a CDS encoding HPr family phosphocarrier protein, which translates to MITMELKILNEFGIHARVASRIVRCASSFASSIFVKKESEVFDLKTVLGVITLNAKYGESLTVEIEGSDETVAAKTLEELFAMKFGEN; encoded by the coding sequence ATGATAACAATGGAACTTAAAATCTTGAACGAGTTTGGAATTCATGCCCGCGTTGCGAGCAGGATCGTACGCTGCGCCAGCAGCTTTGCAAGCTCAATTTTCGTAAAGAAGGAAAGTGAGGTGTTTGATCTAAAAACTGTACTGGGCGTAATCACGCTGAATGCGAAATACGGAGAATCTTTAACGGTAGAAATTGAAGGTTCTGATGAAACGGTAGCAGCAAAGACACTTGAAGAGTTATTTGCAATGAAATTCGGAGAAAACTGA